The Borreliella andersonii genome has a segment encoding these proteins:
- a CDS encoding protein-glutamate O-methyltransferase, with protein MLEIEDKLFLKFCDFIYNNSGIRFDEKNKFVLQGRVNEAVRALALENPSQLYNLIISEKLKKEYFLDLVTTNLTRFFRNSLHFQTFEKFVIPNLINIKKIEKKNRIIIWSAGCSTGEEPYSLAFVLKSKLPKDIDFVIIASDLSLKSLMIAKEGYYSSNTCKNIPKEYRHYIYSHSNGYKIKNEIKNHIRFDYHNLNFESNFSQIDVIFCRNVLIYFDEKSKIKVLKKFYNNMSNNSYLFIGHSESLFGLNLPFKFLKTPWAIIYEKKDTSCQKEKFKSQNNYKL; from the coding sequence ATGCTAGAAATTGAAGATAAACTATTTTTAAAATTTTGCGATTTTATATATAACAACAGTGGAATTCGTTTTGATGAAAAAAATAAATTTGTTCTTCAAGGCAGAGTGAATGAAGCAGTACGAGCTCTTGCCCTTGAAAACCCATCGCAACTTTATAATTTAATTATTAGTGAAAAATTAAAAAAAGAATATTTCTTGGATTTAGTCACAACTAATTTAACAAGATTTTTTAGAAATTCACTACATTTTCAAACTTTTGAAAAATTTGTAATTCCAAATTTAATTAATATTAAAAAAATAGAAAAAAAAAATAGGATTATTATTTGGTCTGCAGGATGTTCAACAGGAGAAGAACCTTATTCATTAGCATTTGTACTCAAATCAAAGCTTCCAAAAGACATTGATTTTGTCATTATTGCTTCTGATTTAAGCTTAAAATCTTTAATGATAGCAAAAGAAGGATATTACTCATCAAATACATGTAAAAATATTCCTAAAGAATACCGGCACTATATATATTCTCATTCAAACGGATATAAAATTAAAAATGAAATTAAAAATCATATAAGATTCGATTATCATAACCTAAACTTTGAAAGTAATTTTTCACAAATCGATGTTATTTTTTGTAGAAATGTATTAATATACTTTGATGAAAAATCAAAAATTAAAGTACTTAAAAAATTTTACAATAACATGTCTAACAACAGTTATTTATTTATAGGACACTCAGAGTCACTTTTTGGACTTAACCTTCCTTTTAAATTTTTAAAAACACCCTGGGCAATAATATACGAAAAAAAAGATACTAGCTGTCAAAAAGAAAAATTTAAATCACAAAATAACTATAAGTTATAA
- a CDS encoding adenylate kinase, translating into MGLVFLGPPGSGKGTISKIISNEFKYQHISTGDLFRENILNSTALGKEIKKIVERGELVSDLITIKIVEDKIKAIKNNKDFILDGFPRNICQAEALDKFLPNVKIINFLIDEKLVIKRLSGRRVCKSCNNIFNIYTLATKTIGICDICGGNLYQREDDKEECLKTRLKEYKLQTKPLIEFYSKCSRLNNVDASVKIDEIRKKIIKIILKK; encoded by the coding sequence ATGGGGCTTGTATTTTTAGGTCCTCCAGGTTCTGGAAAGGGGACTATTTCAAAAATTATTTCTAATGAATTTAAATACCAACACATTTCAACAGGAGACCTATTCAGAGAAAATATTTTAAATTCTACAGCTCTTGGGAAAGAAATAAAAAAAATTGTTGAAAGAGGAGAACTGGTCTCTGACCTAATTACAATCAAAATAGTAGAAGATAAAATTAAAGCTATTAAAAATAACAAAGATTTTATTTTAGATGGATTTCCACGCAACATTTGTCAAGCCGAAGCTCTCGACAAATTTTTGCCAAATGTAAAAATAATAAACTTTTTAATTGATGAAAAGTTAGTAATAAAAAGACTTTCGGGAAGAAGAGTTTGTAAATCTTGCAATAATATTTTTAATATATATACCCTAGCAACAAAAACTATTGGTATTTGCGACATTTGCGGAGGAAATCTTTACCAGCGAGAAGATGATAAAGAAGAGTGCCTAAAAACAAGACTTAAAGAATATAAATTACAAACAAAACCACTAATAGAATTTTACTCAAAATGCTCTAGACTTAACAATGTTGATGCATCAGTTAAGATTGATGAAATTAGAAAAAAAATAATTAAAATAATATTAAAAAAATAA
- a CDS encoding chemotaxis protein CheB, protein METKISVLIIEYFAVKRKLISDLINSSPKLQVIATASNCKFATNKLKKHNPEVILMNLEETNITDILFLEKKNNLNKTIPIVVTSSNQNLINIAALKGADDLILVSKNKKSHEIKKEQIINSLLTYGSISIKTKIACHKDMNIKNHKRTDFILNYKNNVSSLTQLEEHAKAKILNEKEIKKLKLRKFDIIAIGISAGGPVALKSILPEIPENFPPIIIVQHMPKGFTEEFAKNLNNLCKINVKETTNNEILKQGHAYISSGGYHTKIKKIDGNYQIKTLDGKHINGHKPSIGVLFQSIAEIAKDKAIAIIMTGMGNDGSIEIGAIKKAGGLTIAQDKESSMVFGMPKIAIKENNIDYIVPLDHMVKLLKAILIK, encoded by the coding sequence GTGGAAACAAAAATTTCTGTACTTATCATAGAATACTTTGCTGTAAAGAGAAAACTTATATCAGACCTCATCAATTCGTCTCCAAAACTTCAAGTCATTGCAACTGCTTCTAATTGCAAATTTGCAACAAATAAACTTAAAAAACACAACCCCGAAGTAATATTAATGAATTTAGAAGAAACCAATATTACAGATATCCTATTTTTGGAGAAAAAAAACAATTTAAACAAAACAATACCAATTGTCGTCACATCTTCAAATCAAAACCTAATAAATATTGCTGCTTTAAAAGGCGCTGATGATCTTATATTAGTATCTAAAAACAAGAAATCACATGAAATCAAAAAAGAACAAATTATTAATTCTCTTTTAACCTATGGATCGATATCTATAAAAACCAAAATTGCCTGCCATAAAGATATGAACATAAAAAACCATAAAAGAACTGATTTTATTTTAAATTACAAAAATAACGTTTCTTCATTAACTCAACTTGAAGAACATGCAAAAGCAAAAATATTAAATGAAAAAGAAATAAAAAAACTAAAACTGAGAAAATTTGACATAATAGCAATTGGAATATCAGCGGGAGGTCCTGTGGCCTTGAAATCAATATTACCAGAAATACCCGAAAACTTCCCACCAATAATAATTGTTCAACACATGCCTAAAGGATTTACAGAAGAATTTGCAAAAAATCTTAATAATCTATGCAAAATAAACGTAAAAGAAACCACCAATAACGAAATATTAAAACAAGGACATGCATACATTAGCTCGGGTGGATATCATACAAAAATCAAAAAAATCGACGGTAACTATCAAATTAAAACTCTCGATGGCAAACACATAAATGGCCACAAACCATCTATTGGAGTATTATTTCAATCTATTGCAGAGATTGCAAAAGATAAAGCAATTGCCATAATAATGACTGGAATGGGGAATGATGGATCAATAGAAATTGGAGCTATAAAAAAAGCTGGAGGACTAACTATTGCGCAAGATAAAGAAAGTTCTATGGTTTTTGGCATGCCCAAAATAGCAATAAAGGAAAACAATATAGACTATATAGTTCCACTAGACCATATGGTAAAATTATTAAAAGCTATACTAATTAAATAG
- a CDS encoding TraB family protein, which produces MDNKQEKTETADCFSHVSKFNIHNKTIYILGTAHVSKKSSEDTANLIEILKPDYIAVELDEARYHSILNTNENEKWKNLDIDKALKQGKAFFLIINIILSNFQKKLAKEQGIKPGEEMKTAILKAKKYNIPLILADRKIETTLKRAWISIPIFEKAKIISSLFSLTDAKITKDEIEKLKEQDALSKIMEELSKEIPKVKKALIDERDEFITNKILEGTGIILAVVGAGHVSGIMKTLKEISQNKKRINIKELEKIPKKHFSFSKVLSYLIAISIILLIVSSFYFKGFDFAYKNLKLWIISNSLFSGIASILLKSNPLTILTAIIGSPIFSLIPFIGTGMVAGLVEAYINKPKVKDFENLQEELSTIKGYFKNKVTRILLIVLFVNLGSTIGTIVGLKFLLNVFK; this is translated from the coding sequence TTGGACAATAAACAAGAAAAAACCGAAACAGCAGACTGTTTTTCTCATGTAAGTAAATTTAATATACACAATAAAACAATATATATACTTGGAACTGCTCACGTGTCAAAAAAAAGCTCAGAAGATACTGCTAATTTAATAGAAATCTTAAAACCAGACTATATTGCTGTTGAACTTGATGAAGCTCGCTATCATTCGATCTTAAATACCAATGAAAATGAAAAATGGAAAAACTTAGATATAGATAAAGCACTAAAGCAAGGAAAAGCTTTTTTCCTCATAATAAACATAATTCTTAGTAATTTTCAAAAAAAATTAGCAAAAGAACAAGGAATAAAACCTGGTGAAGAAATGAAAACAGCTATTTTAAAAGCTAAAAAATATAATATTCCACTAATTCTTGCTGACAGAAAAATTGAAACAACCCTAAAAAGAGCTTGGATATCTATTCCAATATTTGAAAAAGCAAAAATAATCTCAAGCCTTTTTTCTTTAACAGATGCAAAAATTACAAAAGATGAAATTGAAAAACTCAAAGAACAAGACGCTCTTTCAAAAATAATGGAAGAACTTTCCAAAGAAATACCAAAAGTAAAAAAAGCTTTAATTGACGAAAGAGACGAATTTATTACAAACAAAATACTTGAAGGAACAGGCATTATTCTTGCCGTTGTGGGTGCAGGTCATGTAAGCGGAATAATGAAAACTTTAAAAGAAATAAGTCAAAATAAAAAAAGAATAAACATTAAAGAACTCGAAAAAATACCTAAAAAACATTTTTCATTTAGCAAAGTGCTATCTTACTTGATTGCAATTTCAATCATTTTACTAATAGTAAGCTCTTTTTACTTTAAAGGATTTGACTTTGCTTACAAAAATTTAAAGCTTTGGATAATATCTAACTCTCTTTTTTCAGGTATTGCTTCGATTTTACTAAAATCTAATCCCTTAACAATTTTAACAGCCATTATAGGTTCTCCAATATTCTCCTTAATACCATTCATAGGAACAGGCATGGTAGCAGGACTTGTTGAAGCTTATATAAACAAACCAAAAGTCAAAGATTTTGAAAATCTACAAGAAGAATTGTCGACAATAAAAGGATATTTCAAAAACAAAGTTACAAGAATTCTATTAATAGTGCTTTTTGTAAACCTTGGATCTACAATTGGAACAATTGTAGGACTTAAATTTTTATTAAATGTTTTCAAATAA